The region CATTTCAAATGCGCTCCGGAAACCTGCGGCGCAATCGGGCTTGCTCCTGACATATCGTTGTCAGGAGGCTACGTGCCGTCGTCCGTTTTCAGCCCTTTGCCGTCTTGCCGATCACGACCTGCGGATGTCATCAGAGCTGTGTTCTCCGGACCTGTCCGGACCTCTTCACCTCACAGGGACGCGCCCAAATGGCTGAGCCACTGAAATACCTTTTCAATGACGCACTGGTCGAAGGCATGGCGGACCATTTCTCACGCCATTGCTCTGGCTTTGATGCAAGGGGCTTCCAGCAGAGCGTTCTGGATGGCTTCGACGAACTGGAGTTGAAACAGCGCTCCAACCGGGTGCTCGAGGGACTGAAAACCTATCTGCCCGAGGACTACGAAAAAACGGCGGAGACCTTTCTCGCTTCGCTTGCTCCTGATGACGATGCCGATCTTGCAGGTGCGACGATTACAGAGGCGGGAATCGCAGGCTGGGCGATTGCGCCCATGTGCGACTATGCCGGCCAGTTTGGCGCGGGCCATTTCGAAACGTCTATGAACCTGATGAAGGAGCTGACCAAGCGCCTTACAGCAGAGTTCGGCATCCGCTACATCCTCCTGCGCGAGCCGGAACGGTGTCTTCAAACGCTGGCAGGCTGGATCAACGACCCGAGCCGTCATGTACGCCGCCTCATCTCGGAGGGCACACGTCCCCGTCTGCCCTGGGCGATGCGATTGCCTGCTTTTATTGCCGACCCCGCGCCTGTCCTGCCTTTGCTAGAAGCACTCAGGGATGACCGCGAGGAATATGTTCGCCGGTCGGTCGCCAATCATTTGAACGACATTTCCAAGGACCACCCGGATGTCATCGCAAATCTTGCCCGGCGCTGGAAGGACAATGGGGACAGAAACAGAGGCCGGTTGATCAAACACGCTTGCCGCAGTCTCATCAAACAGGGCCACCCGGGCACGTTGTCGGCCCTGGGGTATGGCAGCCCGCAAATCTCAGTCGAGGCGTTTCATGCCACTGAGAGGGTCACCCTCGGCGACGCCATTGCGTTCGGCATTACACTCAAGTCAACAGCGGAAACGAAACAGCCTCTGGTGGTCGATTTCGTCATCCATCATCGCAAGGCCAACGGCAAAACCTCCCCCAAGGTTTTTAAATGGAAAACCTTCGAACTTGAGCCCGATCAAGACATCCGTCTGGTGAAACGGCACAGTATTCGCCC is a window of Labrenzia sp. CE80 DNA encoding:
- a CDS encoding DNA alkylation repair protein — translated: MAEPLKYLFNDALVEGMADHFSRHCSGFDARGFQQSVLDGFDELELKQRSNRVLEGLKTYLPEDYEKTAETFLASLAPDDDADLAGATITEAGIAGWAIAPMCDYAGQFGAGHFETSMNLMKELTKRLTAEFGIRYILLREPERCLQTLAGWINDPSRHVRRLISEGTRPRLPWAMRLPAFIADPAPVLPLLEALRDDREEYVRRSVANHLNDISKDHPDVIANLARRWKDNGDRNRGRLIKHACRSLIKQGHPGTLSALGYGSPQISVEAFHATERVTLGDAIAFGITLKSTAETKQPLVVDFVIHHRKANGKTSPKVFKWKTFELEPDQDIRLVKRHSIRPITTRTYYPGTHAIEVQVNGQSVATTDFELEV